The DNA sequence TAGAGACTGATGTTAAAATAATGAAAATTAATGTTATAAATGATAGCACTAATTTCGTATTAATTTTACGAAACATATAATTCCTCCTTAGATTTATAATAAACAACACAGTAATAGTAGAAATGTACAATGGCTATTTTACCATAACTTTTTATATAAAATATTTTATATATTCAGATTATTTTTTGCTTTTTTGTTCGTGTTTCTTGCTGAGGACTTCCAAAGACTTCTCTGTAAACTTCCTTTTAATGTGGTTATTTATTGTGTCTATTCATCATTTACTATTTAACCGAGATTATATCTAGGAGTTATGTACCAACATGAGTCAAATAAAAATAATTTCATCCTTTCATTGCTACCACAGTTCGTAAATCACTATGCAGGGTTCTACCTTCGTGCTGATAGGCTTTCAAATAATAATTGAGAAGGAATGAATAAAAGAAGATTGGAAGAAATAAAGGTTCCTTCTAATCTTCTTTTATTCTCATATCATTTTTACAACTGCCACATAGCAACAGTTGTAAAAATAAACGTATAAATTAACGTTTCTTCCTTCTTTTCTTCGTTGGTTGGTTTATAGGTTTCCAATTAAAAAAATTACACATGCCCACTAGCATGTGTAACGTAGGTCTTATTCAGAATATCCTTTTAAGCCTACATATTTAAAAATATGCTTTTTACCTTTTTTCACTTTTTTAAAAATACCGAGCTCCGATAGTTCCATTAAATCTCTTCTTGCTGTTTCATAGACAACCTTTGATCTTTTTTTGTATTCTTCAATTGTCGTAATGTTAGTTTCTTTTCTTTTCATATATTTCAAGAACTTCTTTTGCCTTGGCGATAAAATAATCTCGTCACTGTCTAATTGCTTTAAGAGGACTTCATGATCAACTTCTTTGGTTAGCTTCTCTATCATGTCACTCATTGATAGTAAAGTCATCTTAGAATAGGCTAGTAGAAAGTAAGTTAAGTCACTTTCGTAATCTTCCGTATCTTTTATTGCTTTATAATACTTCTTCTTTTTTTGATTTACGACTGTTGAGATAGAGAAGAACTTATAGAAATCATAGCCATTTTTCAGTAAATACATATAGGAAAATGCCCTTGCGACTCTACCATTTCCATCATAAAACGGATGGATATACACAAGGTAAAAGTGAATAATAGACGCCTTCAAAAGTGGATTGATAAATACTTCATCTGAATGTATGAATGTAAATAAATCATCCATCATCGGCTGTACATAATTAGCATCTGGCGCTACATAAATTGGTTCAGTTTTTGTTACATCTTCATCCATTAAATACACAGGACCTTGACGGTATTTTTCCGTTATTTCATCTTCTTCCATCGTACCCTCTGTTATAATTTTGTGTAACTGAATAAAGATTTCTTCATCTAAATCTTTATGGAGATTTTCAAGGATAAACTCTAGCGCATAAAAATTATTCAAAATCATTTTTTCGCTTTTATTCTTCGGATCCTTTGTTTCAACTAACTCTCTTGTTCTTTTTTTAGTCGAAAATGCTCCCTCGATCACACTTGATGAAAATGCTTCGTCAATAATACTTTCAAATGTTAACCTCTTTTGAATGTCATTCAATACAAGTTCATCTAGTCGCTCCTTCGCAGTAACATCGATTTCACGAATTGTTTTTTCTAGGTTTGGGGTTAGTACATACCAAAACTTGTTCCCTTCCTGATCCTTTAGCGGTACTTGTCTCCCGGAGATTTTTCTTTTATTAACTATATCACCCCAAATATCAGCCCTTATTTGTAGGAGGCTGCTTTCGAGTCTAAACATTGTTTCACTTTTATTTAAATAGCGTTCATTCGTATATTTATCATATATATCTTGAAATAGTTGCTCCGTGTATTTTATATCAGGTCCTTCCATGAAACCCTCTCCCTCAAGATTAGTAATTTTTATAGTGTTATGTTATTTTTACTAATTTTCTACTAATTTGCTACTAATCATACCTGTTGCTAGAACAAAAATCAAAATGACAAAAGAGTTAAACAACCTTGAAATAAACCTATAAAAGAAGATTGGAAGAAACGTTTATTGAAAACTTCTTTTCTTTATTCGTTTGCCCAACTCAGTTTATGTAAAGATTGGTAGCACAAATGCTATCACTAAGGTAATACTATCAATACCTCATTATTAAAATACAATGGAGACATTAAGTAAAAAGACATTTTACCTGCTGAAAGTAAGTATGAAAACTACTGCTTCCTTGAACCAAATCATTACTAAAAAGAGGTGACATTATGTCAGACTACGCTTATGCTGATATTGTTGGAAAGAATCACGTTAACAAGGTAAGAAGTGAAGGGAAAATTGCGGCGTTAATTAAAAAAAGACGGCAAGAATTAAATCTAACACAACAACAATTTGCCGACCTAATCGGAAAACGAAAATCGACAATTGGTCGAATTGAAGCAAGTATTACAATCCCACGCTTAGATACATTGTTTGATATCTCACTGATATAGACCAATCGAACCTTTCTATTCAGGCTTAAAAGAACACAATACAACTAAAATTCCAACCAACCAAGGAAGAAAAGAACGTTTCTTCCTTGGTTGGTTTTCATAATACGCAATATTAAAGCCTCTTCTATAGACCCACTACATTACAATGTAATCTTAATACCTCCAGTATTTTTGAATACTCTCGTTTTAGTAGAAACCTCTCTCGGTGTAACCTGTTATTTCTTTTCGATGAACCTACTTGATATTCCACTTTTACTTTGTTCATCGACGTCCTTCTTCTCTTCCCTCTTTTGATGTGTTTGTTTTATCCAGAAATCGTGGTCCGTTACCTCCCATTTAGGAGAAGGGAGGGCCGACGTCAGATGCTTTTTTAGTTGCGCATTAAATAAAGGACTATATTTAGTATATAATTGATAGAAAATTTAAAAAATATTGACCGTAGCTAGATTAGTCCTTATAATAAAAGAAAGATTACTCCTAGAAAGGAATCCCCTTTTAAGAGCAGTAGTCATAATGTCTAACAACTAATTGATCAATAAGCTGAGAAATCTATAGGACTTCTATCCAAGGAGCCTTAAAGTAGATTAAGCCAGTTGTATCCTTTTTCTAAAGGATACAACTGGCTTTTTTAATTTCATCTCATTGAAAGGAGGAACTTCTTAGTAAGGTTTGGGGAAAATTCAAATTAAGCAATAGACGGGAGCGAGTAAATATGAGTTACCATATTTTAAACTATATAAATGGACAATGGGTTGCCACCGAAACAGAGGAAACAATAAATAGTTATAACTGTGCAGATGAAACTGAAATTGTAGGAAAGATTCAAAGTTCAAGTGTTGGGGATTTAAATGATGCCGTTACTGCTGCAAAATCTGCATTTTCTAAGTGGAAAAATTTATCACCTGTTGAAAGAGGGGATTTCCTTCATCGTGCGGCAAATATTTTAGAAGAAAGAGCTGACGAAATTGCTGAAGTTGCAACGAAAGAAATGGGAAAAGTATTAGAAGAAACTAAAGGTGAAGTTCTACGAGCTGTATCTACTCTACGTTATTATGCTCAGGAAGGAATGCGTCAATTAGGTGATGTGATCCCATCCAATAATCCAAATAATATGCTTTTGACAAAGCGTGTACCTATAGGTGTGGTTGGTATTATTGCACCTTGGAACTTTCCGATTGCAATCCCAGTGTGGAAAATTGCTCCTGCTCTTGTTTATGGTAATACCGTTGTCCTTAAGCCTGCATCAGAAACAGGTATTACAGCAGGAAAGATAGTTGAAGTATTTGAACAAGCAGGCCTACCAGCTGGCGTATTAAATTTAGTAAATGGTAGAGGTTCAGTAGTTGGCCAGGCACTAATTGATCATATAGATGTTAACGCTCTTTCATTTACAGGCTCTAATGGCATAGGACAGAGAGTAGCAGAAGGAGCTATAGCACGTGGAGCCAAGTATCAGCTTGAAATGGGTGGAAAAAATCCAGTGATTGTTCTTGATGATGCTAATTTAGAGTATGCTTCTCAGCAAACAGTTATTGGTGCTATGAAGCAAACCGGTCAAAGATGTACAGCTACAAGTCGCGCTTATATCCATCATTCTGTTTATGAACAGTTTAAAGAATTGGTTTTACAAAAAGTTATCTCTTTAAAATTGGGAAATGGTTTAGTAGAAGGAAACAACTTAGGCCCACTTTCCTCAAGAGAGCAATTCGATACAGTATTAAGTTATATTGAAAAGGGCAAGAAAGAAGGAGCAACATTGCTTGTGGGAGGAAGTGTACCTAAAGAAAAATCGAGTGGTTACTATGTTGAACCAACTGTTTTTGAAAATGTAACGAAAGAAATGACAATTGTTCGTGAAGAAATTTTCGGTCCAGTATTATGTTTAATTAAGGTTGATAGTTTTGAAGATGCTATAGAGCAAGCTAATGATACAATTTACGGTCTAAGCGCTTCTCTTTTTACAAATAACCTTGCTAGGGCAATGACCTTTATTAATGATATTGAAGTTGGTCTCATCCAAATTAACGGAGAAACAGGTGGAGCTGAACCACAAGCACCATTTGGTGGAATGAAAGCCTCAAGTTCCTACTCAAGAGAACAAGGGCAAGCGGCAAAAGAGTTTTTTACCACAACTAAAACCATTACGATTACACCCATTCCTTGATCTCAAGCGAATATAGACGTTTTATGAAAATTACTAAAGAAATATAGATAAAGAGCCAGTTAGATCATTTAAATGATGTAACTGGCTCTTTATCTATCATAACACTGGTAGATAAGAACCCATCAACCAGTGACCATTTTGTACCTTATCGTAACAAATTGGGATGACCATGTTTTTTTATCTTTAATGATAAGT is a window from the Bacillus sp. FJAT-45350 genome containing:
- a CDS encoding aldehyde dehydrogenase family protein, encoding MSYHILNYINGQWVATETEETINSYNCADETEIVGKIQSSSVGDLNDAVTAAKSAFSKWKNLSPVERGDFLHRAANILEERADEIAEVATKEMGKVLEETKGEVLRAVSTLRYYAQEGMRQLGDVIPSNNPNNMLLTKRVPIGVVGIIAPWNFPIAIPVWKIAPALVYGNTVVLKPASETGITAGKIVEVFEQAGLPAGVLNLVNGRGSVVGQALIDHIDVNALSFTGSNGIGQRVAEGAIARGAKYQLEMGGKNPVIVLDDANLEYASQQTVIGAMKQTGQRCTATSRAYIHHSVYEQFKELVLQKVISLKLGNGLVEGNNLGPLSSREQFDTVLSYIEKGKKEGATLLVGGSVPKEKSSGYYVEPTVFENVTKEMTIVREEIFGPVLCLIKVDSFEDAIEQANDTIYGLSASLFTNNLARAMTFINDIEVGLIQINGETGGAEPQAPFGGMKASSSYSREQGQAAKEFFTTTKTITITPIP
- a CDS encoding Fic family protein; the protein is MEGPDIKYTEQLFQDIYDKYTNERYLNKSETMFRLESSLLQIRADIWGDIVNKRKISGRQVPLKDQEGNKFWYVLTPNLEKTIREIDVTAKERLDELVLNDIQKRLTFESIIDEAFSSSVIEGAFSTKKRTRELVETKDPKNKSEKMILNNFYALEFILENLHKDLDEEIFIQLHKIITEGTMEEDEITEKYRQGPVYLMDEDVTKTEPIYVAPDANYVQPMMDDLFTFIHSDEVFINPLLKASIIHFYLVYIHPFYDGNGRVARAFSYMYLLKNGYDFYKFFSISTVVNQKKKKYYKAIKDTEDYESDLTYFLLAYSKMTLLSMSDMIEKLTKEVDHEVLLKQLDSDEIILSPRQKKFLKYMKRKETNITTIEEYKKRSKVVYETARRDLMELSELGIFKKVKKGKKHIFKYVGLKGYSE
- a CDS encoding helix-turn-helix transcriptional regulator translates to MSDYAYADIVGKNHVNKVRSEGKIAALIKKRRQELNLTQQQFADLIGKRKSTIGRIEASITIPRLDTLFDISLI